The following DNA comes from Cytophagales bacterium.
TACTTCAGTAACAAATATACGAGCAACACCTTCAAAATGAACTCTTCCAAAATCAACTATATTTTCCTCATTCAAATGGTTATGTTACTACTGCTATCGTGCCTATCTGCTTGTCAGTCGGATGATAAAACGGAACCAGAAGTCGTGGACGAGACCCCCGAAGAAGAGGTCCCTTCCGATGATATGGAAACAGATAGTGTACAACTGATAGAGCATAAGCTATTATTAAACCTCGCTTACCCAGATCAAATAAACTTGTTTTCGTCAGGCGCACCGGGTAGTTTTTTTCTTGCCGTAAATGGCTTTGGAAATTCAGGTTTTTATGACCAGGTGTATCTTTTCAACGAAAAAGCCAGGATAGATTGGGTACAGAATCTTACCCCAGCAGGACTAAACGTTCATATTCCTATTGGATTTTCCTCAAGTTCACAGGAATCAAAGGTTGTTATTCGTGAAAACGCAATTGGAGATCCGGAAGGCATGATTATTTCCAGTATTGATACTGCAGGCATCATTACCGGAGCTTTTTCGCTTAAGGAGGATTTCGGATTCAATTCATCAGATATACCACCAGTCACAAAAATCGGAGATCATTACGTACTTTCCTGGGTGAAAAGAGAAAACACGGAGCATAGTTCCGTTCATCGGGTTATTGCCTTTAATGCTGAAGGCACAGAACTTTGGAGAGATGATTTTACTGGATTAAGATACAGCATAGCTAAAACCGAAATACACGACAAGCATTTTTTCTATGCTTATCAAAGTTTAGATTCAACAGGAATAACAAGGAGTAGGATACGAATATTCGATGAAAATGGCCAGGCCATTGAAGACTTCTACCTAGCATCGAATGTGCTGCCCGAATGGGGATTTGAGGATGAAACTATAGTAAAGTTACTAGTTGAAGAAAACATCATTTATGTATTATTCGAAAGAAGGGGACGCTTGCCTGATCGAAGAATTGCCAAATACAGCCTGACTGGAGAATTACTGGATGAAGTTGAAATTGACAAAAAACTCTATGATTTTGACCTATATCCCGATGGGTTGTGGTTCATTGGAAATGACCTCTCATTCGATTATGAAGTTTCCACAGGCAAACCCTTTATTTTGAAAACATCAAAAAATCTGGAGGTTTCATTCCAGTCTCAATTTGTAGATGTCAATGCGAATGGTTTATTGAGCAGAATCATCGCACATGAAAATGGCACTTTTGTAGCTATTGCCATTTCAGACGAGAATTACAGACTGACACCATTTGTGGCAAGCCTCGATCATCAGGGACAAATAATCAAGACAGAAGAATGATCAATTATCAAGAATACAGATTGAATCTGAGCACAGCTACCCCTTCTTAAACACCTTCTCCATCGCTTGTTTCAGCTCGTTGGCTGCTGATGAAAAGTGCCCCTTGGCTTCCTGCCAGCGCTCCTGATTTTTGAACTCCTGAAACTCATCTTCGAGTTTATCTTTTCGCTCTTTTAATTCTTCTATTTTTTGATCTACCTCTTCCCGGACATCTTCCGATGCATCTTTGGCCTGTTCTATCAGGTGATCAATTTTCTTTCCCAGCTCGGTTAATAGGTTTTCGACCTTTCCTTTGGAATCTTCTGACATTATCGTGGTGTAAAAATTTGTAAAATGAAGTTAAAGAATAACTTTTTGAAAACACAAACTTCCTGACACTCCGTACAATGGTATTAAATTGTGATCTGGTAAGAAATCCCGGAGATGCTCAAAAACAGCAAACGACTTATCCTTATTGTCATTGGCACCATTGTACTGCCTCTGGTCATGTATATGGTCTATGAAGTATCTTCTTTGCAAGAGGACGAAGAAGTGATCCAGCGCATTTATGAAAATCAACTTGATTTCGTGATTTTCTCTGCCAATCAATATTCCAATGACTTTTTGGATGGCCTGGTCAATAGTTTGGAAGAAGACCTGGAGTCCTCCTGGAGTTACCAAATCAGTCCAAAAACTCAGACTTTGCTTACGACTAGTGGATGCACGTTGATCAACCTCAAAGCCATCGACTCTACAGGTGTACTGGGACCAGGAAAAACTCATCCCGAAAAATTACCAGAAGCTTACAATCAATTGATTGACAACCTCCACGAGTCCAATAAAGACGTAATCGGTCAATTGGTGAACTACAGGAAACTCGGCGACTACCGAAAACTGGAACCCAATCAAATGGTTCATATCGATAGTATGGAATTGCAAGTGCTTTATGCTGTACTCCTTGCCCCTGATGGGGACATGGTTCTGATGACCGGATTTATCGAACCAACAACATTTGCGAATGAAGTACTAAGCCCAAAACTGCAACAAATCGCACAGCAAGACCTGATCATTTCACTTGTCAATCGGCAAAGAGGCTTTGTGGTCCTACAAACTGATACACTATCCAATGAGGTCATCGCCAGTGACAACATGTGGTTATTTCCATCCTTGCAATTGGGCATCAGCCTGAAAAACCAAACCTTAAAAAGCCTGATCAATCAACGGCTGGAATACAACCTGTATGCTTCTGGCATTCTTATCACATTGCTGCTCGTCGGGTTTACATTGATTGGCCGAAACATCTACCAGCAAATGCAACTGGCCCAAACCAAGTCTGATTTTGTTTCCAATGTCAGCCATGAATTGCGAACGCCACTGGCACTTATCAGCATGTTTGCAGAAACATTGTTACTCCAACGGGTCAGAAGCGAGGAGAAGAAATCCGAATACGTTGAAATCATCTTTAAAGAAACCAACCGATTGACCCGTATTGTAAATCGCATCCTGAACTTCTCTCAGGTAGAGGCTGACCGGAAGAAATATCACTTCATTTCGATGGACATCAATGCCATTGTAGATGAATTGATGCATGATTATTCCTTCCATTTAGAGCACAATGGATTTGAGTATGAATTTGAAAAGGTAGACGAGTTGGTAAACATCCAGGCGGACAAGGAAACAATCTACGAAGCGTTGGTTAACCTGATGGACAATGCCATCAAATACAGTCGGGATGAAAAATTCATCGCGATCCGCACGAAATTACGTGGTGAACACGCCATCATCGAAGTACAGGACAAAGGCATAGGCATTCCGAAAGAAAACCTGAAGCAGATTTTTGACAAGTTCTTCCGGGTATCGGAAGGCAATGTACACACCGTGCAAGGTGCAGGTCTGGGGCTATCCCTGGTCGCCTCTATCATGGAAGCACATGGGGGCAACATCGAATTAGAAAGTAAACTAGGCGAAGGAAGTACCTTCAGATTGGTCTTTAATTTATCCGAATCCGCACAAGCTGCAAACAGTACACTTCAACCCGAATTAATCAATTAATATGGCAAAAATTCTAGTCGTAGAAGACGAACCTAACATGCAGATCGGTCTGCGAGACAACCTGGAGTTTGAATCTTTTGATGTGACGGTAGCCAAGGATGGTCAGGAAGGGTTGGATGAGCTGCTAAAACACTCGTTTGATCTGGTTTTACTGGACGTAATGATGCCAAAAATGTCAGGTTTCGATGTGTGCAAAGCGGCTCGAAAAGAAGGGGTGAAAACGCCGATCATTTTTCTGACTGCCAAAGGAGAAGAGATTGATAAGGTGTTGGGACTAGAATTGGGTGCAGATGATTACATCACCAAACCTTTTAGCATTCGGGAATTGGTGGCTCGCGTAAAAGCGGTACTTCGCAGAACCGAAGGTCAGACGGAAGACCAGCAAGGTCCGACAGAATTGGAGATCGGAAGGCTCAAGGTGGATTTCACACGGTATGAAGCGGAATCCAACGGTGAAGAGGTAAAAATGTCACACAAAGAGTTTGAGGTTCTGCTTTATCTATACAAGCATAAGAACGAGATCGTAAGTCGCTATCAGTTACTGGAAGATGTTTGGGGATATGAAGCCACCCCTACCACAAGAACGGTAGACAACTTTATCCTAAAGCTCCGTCAAAAGATCGAGGAAAATCCGAATGATCCCAAGTTCATTTTGACCGTCCATGGAGCGGGCTATAAGATGATTGGGTAGTCTCAAATAAAATTTAATATGTCATTAATGATCGTGCCAATCATCATGATCATGATCAGTGCCCAACCACCTTTATAGATGTTATTATATACCTGAAGAGATACCTGCTTCTTGAATAGCACCTCTATCAATACTGGAATACTTTTCAATGCTGCAGATTTAGGCAACGGCATAAAGTCCCATAAAAACATCATGACCAAAAGAATGGCGGAGACGTTGAAGAAATTTTGAATGCCATTATCAAATAGGCCCGATATCCCAACCGGCCCACTCAAGCTTCTTCGCGAGTCTATCTTACCCGAGAATATTTTTCCAAAAGCTTTGAAGTTGACCCCCATGATTGAAAATGGACGCACAATTCCAATGGCCAATGCTTCGAAAACCGATCGGGATCTAGTCGTATAATTAATCTCCATCTCAGGATAGAAACCAATTTTACCTTCACTACTTACACGAACTTGAAATGGAATAGACTGACTGTCCCGAAGTATCACCAGGGTTATCGTTTCATCGCTGAATTCCTGAAAAATATCCCTGGCTTCGTAAAAACTCTCCACAGGTTGGCCATTGATCGATTGGATTACATCCCTGGCTTGGATCCCGGCAACATCTGCCTGTCCACCTGGTGTGACTGTGCCAACTTTGAATGGTCCATTGGGGGAAAACAAGTATTCTCCAGGGCCCCTTTCGATAAATTCTAACCAGGAAATAGACAATTTTTGCGTTTTTCCATTCCTGGAAACCTCATATACTGTCGGTTCATTCGAAATGTCTCTCGGACTAATTAAGTCACTCCAACGTTCATAGTCTTCACCATTGACAAGTAGTATTTTGTCGCCTGTCATAAAACCTTCCTCATAGGCAAATTCTGATGGGGAAATTCCATGCTTGTTCAGCTCTTCTTTGGGCAGGTAAGTATCCTTCTCGATAAATGCCAATATTGAAAAGAGCAGTATCGAAGCTATCAAAGCACTGATCGCTCCACCAAACGCCGCAAGTACACGTAAATACCAGGGCTGATCAAAGAATTGCCATTCATAGGTTATCGGCTGCTTTATTCCATCTTGATAACTATTAAACTGCGCAAAAAATGGAAGCGGAATAAAAAGACCTATGTGGACCGTTACTTCTTTGAATTTCAGCCTAATTGCTGAGTAACTTCCGAAACCTAAAAAGACTTCTTTGTCATAAATACCCAGCCTTAAGGCGATAAAGAACTTCCCAAAAATATAGACGCAGTAGATAAATAATATCCCTAGCAAGTAATAGTAAACAGTTTCCATTGGTTGCTTTAGTTAAAGTTGTCAGATATAATTACAGGACTTATTCCGTAATATCCAACAATTCTTCCTCCGTATAAGGCTGCCCACTGGGTCGGGCACTTCTCAGTTCCTTGATCATTTCTCCGGTGGACTCCCAGCGGGATTCCCCAAAAGCATTATTAATGTACATGATCAGGTTGGACAAGTCTTCATCAGAGATATTCGGATTATTCAGGAGTCCGGGCATTTGTGCATTGAATTCGTACCGCTGCCCATTGACATGCAGTGGCCCTTTCATTCCGTGCAGCAACAAGGCAGCCAGTCTTCTTGAAGGGCCTTTGATGTATTCAGAATTCGTCAAAGGCGGCGCTAACCCATCTGAACCCTGCCCTAAATCACCATGACAAGCCGCACAGACTTCCCGGAACAACTTTAACCCTACGGTGCGGTTGTCAGAAGGTAATACTGCCCGGCGATGGATCCAATGTTTATTATCATCCGACTGATTTTGTACCAATTGCACAGTTCGTTCAAAAAGTCCGGAGGTAATCGAAGATTTAAAATCTATGCTTTCATCAGCTGTTTCCAGTGCACTTAAGAAACCATCATGATACAATAGGGTGTCATAGTCATAGAGCAATGAAAATAAGGGGCTATTATAAGCTTGCTTTTGTCGCGCCAGAAACGATATCAGGTATAGATCAATACTGGGATCTTTTCTTTCGATCAAAGACTCTACCAATGCATTTATCTTTTCATCAGAGAGAGCAGCATCCATGCTATCCATCAGTTTCAGCGCGTGGACCACAAAATCAGGACCACTTCGTAGGATGGTTTGTGCCATCTGATCGGCATCTATGACATCATTGGCTTCTAAGACATATAGGGCATGTGTTTTACCCATATCATTGTCACTGGAACGGAGATAGGCTTGAACTTGATTGATCACTTCTTCATCTGTTTCCCGAATCAATAGATGTTGCGCCCGATCCCTAATCCAACCATTTTGATGTTCGAGCAACAGAATTAATTCATCTGTATTCAATTCATCGAACGCGGGAATTTTTAGCGGCTGTGAGTGCTCATGTGTGACCTTCAGAATTCGGCCCATACCCAGAAGTGTATCGAATCCTCTTTTTGCAATCTTGTCCCTGAGGTAGGTAGTCATGTACGCCTGATGCTGGATGATCCCCCGATGCAAATCAAGGATGTACATAGCACCATCTGGACCATTGAATAGATTGACCGGACGGAAAGCCTCATCAGTCGTTACCAAAAACTCTTTCCCGATTTCCGCTTGCACGCCTTTCGTGTAAGGTCCATTGAAATGCAAAATGTTTCGTTTTACGGCATTGACCTCCGGCACACATACGAAGGCATTCTGATCATAGGCAACAGGAAATTGTCCTCCTCTATAGACCATAGGGCCGCAAGCTGAAGTTACATTGACTAACATGCTGTCCACATCCAAAACACCAGGTTGATAGCCACGATTCACCATGGTAGCTTGTATAGGATATACACGCTGGTTATCAGTGAGCTTATTCCCTATTCCACCTTTTGGTTGCCAATATGGATTTTTGATGTGGTGATTGGGCAAGACATAATCTCCTGCTAATTGTGTTGAGTTATCATTGTAATACAACCGGCCCAGATTGTCTTTGGTAATTCCCCATTGCCCTCGGAAGGAAGTCACTTCTTTGATCCATTCATCATTGATCCGACGGTACCGAAAGTGCGAACGAGAATTGTAGATCCAGTTGTCAATGTTCATCATCAGGCCATTGGCCTGGTGTTCCACGTTTCCTTCTGTAGCATACAAGGAATCTACCAGCGTTCGTTTTCCTGGCAAATCATTTTCGATCTCTACGAACCACAGATTCGGAGGCTCCGCATACAAGAGTCCGCCATAGACATGGGCGATTGCCCGGGGAAGCACCAAATCATCGAGAAAAACCTTTGAATGATCAACCTTACCATCCTTATCCAGATCTTCCAGAATCACAATCGAACCAGATGGTTCATCTTCGGTATCACCGGCCATGTTTTCCATGTAGCCTGGCATTTGAACCACCCACATCCGTCCCTGATCATCGAAATCCATCGCTACCGGAGCTTCTAAAAGAGGTTCTGAAGCCACTACTTCCAGGTTAAATCCTTCCTCAACTTGATAGCCTTCCAGGGATATTTTTGGTTCCTGATATTCCTCCGGTTGGCAGGACAGAAAAAGGAATGGTACTAAGAAAGCAAGGGTGATTGCGATTATGTTGGGCCTCATGGTTACAATATAGGATGCAATACCGTAATGTAAAAGTTATCACTACGCCTGAACCTTTCTTTACACCAAATTGATCGTCACTCCCTGGATCTTTAGAGGTTATTATCCAGGGCCTGGTACAGTGTAGATCATAAGGGAATCTGATCGATTTACTCTAATTACTTAGCGCTTCAGATTCCCTTACAATTAATCTCATTAGCTCTTCTGATTTAGTATTCAATTTAATAATTCAGGATGACGAAGCGCAGAAAGGTAAAATATCAGTTCATGTCATTTTGGATTTGGCTGCGCCAATAGCATGTCTAGTCCACACCACACCCCCTCAAGGGGGTACATTTCTGCTCCTTTTCATTAGGACTTATTTTTCTCTTCCCAGTCCAAAATCCAATTTTCAATAGTTCGCACCACGTTTTTAAGATCCTTAAAGACTTCTTCATCTTCGGAAAGAAGAATATGATATCCAAGGGATCCTAGCCTTTCCTCCATAATTTGATCTTTCCTGGCCATTTCCTCAAACTGATGGATATATCCATCAAGTTCTATGATAAGCTTTAACTCTTTAGAAAAGAAATCTGCGATATACCGATCGATAGGCCGCTGACGAAGAAAACGATAGCCCATCATTTGTTTCCGAGAAAGCACATCACGCGATACCATGGCTTCAGACTTTGTTCCATCTTTTCGCAACTTCCTCGCGAACTCCTTTAAACTTTTGTTGTAATGATTATTCGAAAACCTACTCAATTGAAATGTGTTGTTCTGTTCCCCATCGAGGGGGATAAGGGGGTGAGGAATCCTTACTTCCTCCGAAAATTCCCCTTAAACTCTGGCATTGGAACGTAAGTCTCATCCCCTGCCACTTTAGGAAACTCCTTGTTTATCCATTGATCTTTGGCCTCTTCGATTCGATCCTTGGTAGATGCCACAAAATTCCAGAAGATCTCACGCCCATCTTCAAAGGGCTGTCCTCCGAATAATAGCACCCTGGTCTTAGGCGCCAAACGAATCTGACAGGCATCTTCCGTTTTGGACACCAACATGTTGCCTTTTTCTATGACATTATCACAGGCTTTTATGGCTCCTTCCACAATACAAATACCAATCTCGCCTTGAAGTTGCCCTGCAATTTCCAAATCATAGGCTTCATCGGATTGAACATCTACCATAAACAATTCTGAATGCACATTAACCGGTGACTTTTTGCCATAGCCATCTCCTGCCACCAATGTAAATGATGCAGCTCCATCTGACCATCGAGGTAATGCTTCTTCCTTTACATGCTGAAATGCTGGCTCCATCATTTCCAAATGCTTTGGTAAGGCCACCCAGATTTGGTAACCATGCACGTTACGGACTTGTCCATCACGAAATGTGTCAGGTGTTCGTTCTGTATGTGTCACACCTTTTCCAGCGGTCATCCAATTGACCGAACCCGGTTCTATCAGCTGATGTGTGCCGATGCTGTCTTCATGTACAATCGCTCCCTCGAACAAATAAGTCAAGGTCGAAAGGCCGATGTGAGGATGCTGATCTACATCCATGTAATGACCCGGTCCGATTTCAGAGGGTCCCATATGATCGATGAATATAAATGGGCCCACCATGCGTTTGGAACGAAAAGGGATCAACCGGCCGACAAGAAAGTCACCAATATCGCGGCTTCTTTCTTCTATGATCAAATCTGAGTTAGACATGTAATAAAGGTAGTGGTATCCGGTTAATTCTCAAATTCATTGAAAAAAGTGCGTTGATAGTGTGTCAAGGCAGATTTTTCTAGTATCT
Coding sequences within:
- a CDS encoding response regulator transcription factor gives rise to the protein MAKILVVEDEPNMQIGLRDNLEFESFDVTVAKDGQEGLDELLKHSFDLVLLDVMMPKMSGFDVCKAARKEGVKTPIIFLTAKGEEIDKVLGLELGADDYITKPFSIRELVARVKAVLRRTEGQTEDQQGPTELEIGRLKVDFTRYEAESNGEEVKMSHKEFEVLLYLYKHKNEIVSRYQLLEDVWGYEATPTTRTVDNFILKLRQKIEENPNDPKFILTVHGAGYKMIG
- a CDS encoding c-type cytochrome, with amino-acid sequence MRPNIIAITLAFLVPFLFLSCQPEEYQEPKISLEGYQVEEGFNLEVVASEPLLEAPVAMDFDDQGRMWVVQMPGYMENMAGDTEDEPSGSIVILEDLDKDGKVDHSKVFLDDLVLPRAIAHVYGGLLYAEPPNLWFVEIENDLPGKRTLVDSLYATEGNVEHQANGLMMNIDNWIYNSRSHFRYRRINDEWIKEVTSFRGQWGITKDNLGRLYYNDNSTQLAGDYVLPNHHIKNPYWQPKGGIGNKLTDNQRVYPIQATMVNRGYQPGVLDVDSMLVNVTSACGPMVYRGGQFPVAYDQNAFVCVPEVNAVKRNILHFNGPYTKGVQAEIGKEFLVTTDEAFRPVNLFNGPDGAMYILDLHRGIIQHQAYMTTYLRDKIAKRGFDTLLGMGRILKVTHEHSQPLKIPAFDELNTDELILLLEHQNGWIRDRAQHLLIRETDEEVINQVQAYLRSSDNDMGKTHALYVLEANDVIDADQMAQTILRSGPDFVVHALKLMDSMDAALSDEKINALVESLIERKDPSIDLYLISFLARQKQAYNSPLFSLLYDYDTLLYHDGFLSALETADESIDFKSSITSGLFERTVQLVQNQSDDNKHWIHRRAVLPSDNRTVGLKLFREVCAACHGDLGQGSDGLAPPLTNSEYIKGPSRRLAALLLHGMKGPLHVNGQRYEFNAQMPGLLNNPNISDEDLSNLIMYINNAFGESRWESTGEMIKELRSARPSGQPYTEEELLDITE
- a CDS encoding site-2 protease family protein, which produces METVYYYLLGILFIYCVYIFGKFFIALRLGIYDKEVFLGFGSYSAIRLKFKEVTVHIGLFIPLPFFAQFNSYQDGIKQPITYEWQFFDQPWYLRVLAAFGGAISALIASILLFSILAFIEKDTYLPKEELNKHGISPSEFAYEEGFMTGDKILLVNGEDYERWSDLISPRDISNEPTVYEVSRNGKTQKLSISWLEFIERGPGEYLFSPNGPFKVGTVTPGGQADVAGIQARDVIQSINGQPVESFYEARDIFQEFSDETITLVILRDSQSIPFQVRVSSEGKIGFYPEMEINYTTRSRSVFEALAIGIVRPFSIMGVNFKAFGKIFSGKIDSRRSLSGPVGISGLFDNGIQNFFNVSAILLVMMFLWDFMPLPKSAALKSIPVLIEVLFKKQVSLQVYNNIYKGGWALIMIMMIGTIINDILNFI
- a CDS encoding pirin family protein, giving the protein MSNSDLIIEERSRDIGDFLVGRLIPFRSKRMVGPFIFIDHMGPSEIGPGHYMDVDQHPHIGLSTLTYLFEGAIVHEDSIGTHQLIEPGSVNWMTAGKGVTHTERTPDTFRDGQVRNVHGYQIWVALPKHLEMMEPAFQHVKEEALPRWSDGAASFTLVAGDGYGKKSPVNVHSELFMVDVQSDEAYDLEIAGQLQGEIGICIVEGAIKACDNVIEKGNMLVSKTEDACQIRLAPKTRVLLFGGQPFEDGREIFWNFVASTKDRIEEAKDQWINKEFPKVAGDETYVPMPEFKGNFRRK
- a CDS encoding ATP-binding protein; protein product: MLKNSKRLILIVIGTIVLPLVMYMVYEVSSLQEDEEVIQRIYENQLDFVIFSANQYSNDFLDGLVNSLEEDLESSWSYQISPKTQTLLTTSGCTLINLKAIDSTGVLGPGKTHPEKLPEAYNQLIDNLHESNKDVIGQLVNYRKLGDYRKLEPNQMVHIDSMELQVLYAVLLAPDGDMVLMTGFIEPTTFANEVLSPKLQQIAQQDLIISLVNRQRGFVVLQTDTLSNEVIASDNMWLFPSLQLGISLKNQTLKSLINQRLEYNLYASGILITLLLVGFTLIGRNIYQQMQLAQTKSDFVSNVSHELRTPLALISMFAETLLLQRVRSEEKKSEYVEIIFKETNRLTRIVNRILNFSQVEADRKKYHFISMDINAIVDELMHDYSFHLEHNGFEYEFEKVDELVNIQADKETIYEALVNLMDNAIKYSRDEKFIAIRTKLRGEHAIIEVQDKGIGIPKENLKQIFDKFFRVSEGNVHTVQGAGLGLSLVASIMEAHGGNIELESKLGEGSTFRLVFNLSESAQAANSTLQPELIN
- a CDS encoding DUF559 domain-containing protein, yielding MSRFSNNHYNKSLKEFARKLRKDGTKSEAMVSRDVLSRKQMMGYRFLRQRPIDRYIADFFSKELKLIIELDGYIHQFEEMARKDQIMEERLGSLGYHILLSEDEEVFKDLKNVVRTIENWILDWEEKNKS